A window of the Streptomyces luomodiensis genome harbors these coding sequences:
- a CDS encoding 1,4-dihydroxy-6-naphthoate synthase has product MTEPLKIAYSPCPNDTFVFHAWAHGRVPGAPALDVTFADIDITNGMAERGEFDVLKVSYAVLPWVLDDYALLPCGGALGRGCGPLVLTRDPGDGTELTAKDLAGKTVAVPSERSTAYLLFRLWAAAEVPGGVGEIKVLPFHAIMPAVRDGEVDAGLVIHEARFTYQNYGLHCLADMGEHWERTTGLPIPLGAIIAKRSLGAERLRELADATRTSVRMAWDDPEASRAYVLEHAQEMDPAVADQHIGLYVNEFTADLGENGYAAVRGLLTRAAAEGLVPPLGPGALDAA; this is encoded by the coding sequence GTGACTGAGCCCCTGAAGATCGCGTACTCCCCGTGCCCGAACGACACCTTCGTCTTCCACGCCTGGGCCCACGGCCGCGTCCCCGGCGCGCCCGCGCTCGACGTCACCTTCGCCGACATCGACATCACCAACGGGATGGCGGAGCGCGGTGAGTTCGATGTGCTGAAGGTGTCGTACGCCGTACTGCCGTGGGTGCTGGACGACTACGCGCTGCTGCCCTGCGGCGGGGCGCTCGGTCGCGGCTGCGGACCGCTGGTGCTCACCCGGGACCCCGGTGACGGGACGGAGCTCACCGCGAAGGACCTGGCGGGGAAGACGGTCGCGGTGCCGAGCGAGCGTTCGACCGCGTATCTGCTCTTCCGGCTGTGGGCCGCCGCCGAGGTGCCGGGCGGGGTCGGCGAGATCAAGGTGCTGCCGTTCCACGCGATCATGCCGGCGGTACGGGACGGCGAGGTCGACGCCGGACTCGTCATCCACGAAGCCCGGTTCACCTATCAGAATTACGGGCTGCACTGCCTGGCTGACATGGGTGAGCACTGGGAGCGGACCACCGGACTGCCGATCCCGCTCGGCGCGATCATCGCCAAGCGCTCACTGGGCGCCGAGCGGCTGCGGGAGCTCGCCGACGCCACCCGGACGTCGGTACGGATGGCCTGGGACGACCCGGAGGCATCGCGCGCCTATGTCCTGGAGCACGCCCAGGAGATGGACCCGGCCGTCGCCGATCAGCACATCGGGCTGTACGTGAACGAGTTCACCGCCGACCTGGGCGAGAACGGCTACGCCGCGGTGCGCGGGCTGCTCACCCGCGCGGCGGCCGAGGGGCTGGTACCGCCCCTCGGCCCCGGAGCACTGGATGCGGCCTGA
- a CDS encoding futalosine hydrolase, with protein MRVLIVTAVSAERDAVVRGVGATAPEVAELPVPGGVLHRLSPAPPAGPPLTVDVLAAGVGPAAAAAGTAAALTAAAIAHTPYDLAVSAGIGGGFGTARPGAVRLGSVVVADAIVAADLGAETPDGFTAVTDLGFGTVEHLPPAPLVAAVAEATDAVRGTVLTVSTVTGSAERATELLRRHPRAAAEAMEGFGVAEAAAAQSVPVLEVRAVSNAVGPRDRAAWRIREALDALTGAFGTLAPRLGTWTWTSDPEGTGSD; from the coding sequence ATGCGCGTACTGATCGTCACGGCCGTATCCGCCGAACGGGATGCCGTGGTGCGGGGCGTCGGCGCCACGGCCCCCGAGGTGGCCGAACTCCCCGTCCCCGGCGGAGTGCTCCACCGGCTGAGCCCGGCGCCGCCCGCCGGGCCGCCGCTCACCGTGGACGTGCTGGCCGCTGGGGTCGGCCCGGCCGCCGCGGCGGCCGGAACCGCCGCCGCCCTCACCGCGGCCGCGATCGCCCACACCCCCTACGACCTCGCTGTATCGGCCGGTATCGGCGGCGGCTTCGGCACCGCCCGGCCCGGTGCCGTGCGGCTCGGCTCCGTCGTGGTCGCCGACGCGATCGTCGCCGCCGACCTGGGCGCCGAGACCCCCGACGGCTTCACCGCCGTCACCGACCTGGGCTTCGGAACCGTCGAACACCTCCCGCCCGCCCCGCTCGTCGCCGCCGTCGCCGAGGCGACGGACGCCGTGCGCGGCACCGTGCTCACCGTGTCGACCGTGACCGGAAGCGCCGAACGGGCCACCGAGCTGCTGCGCCGCCATCCGCGCGCCGCCGCCGAAGCCATGGAGGGCTTCGGCGTGGCGGAGGCCGCGGCGGCCCAGTCCGTGCCCGTCCTGGAGGTACGGGCGGTCTCCAACGCCGTCGGCCCGCGCGACCGCGCGGCCTGGCGGATCCGGGAGGCGCTCGACGCCCTCACGGGCGCCTTCGGGACCCTCGCCCCCCGCCTCGGCACCTGGACCTGGACCTCGGACCCGGAAGGAACCGGCAGTGACTGA
- a CDS encoding cold-shock protein, producing MPTGKVKWFNSEKGFGFLSRDDGGDVFVHSSVLPEGVDALKPGQRVEFGVVAGNRGDQALSVTVLEPTPSVAAAQRRKPDELASIVQDLTTLLENVTQQLERGRYPDKAHGHKIAGMLRAVADQLDV from the coding sequence GTGCCTACCGGCAAGGTCAAGTGGTTCAACAGTGAGAAGGGCTTCGGCTTTCTCTCCCGCGACGACGGCGGCGACGTCTTCGTGCACTCGTCGGTGCTCCCGGAAGGCGTCGACGCACTGAAGCCGGGGCAGCGCGTGGAATTCGGCGTGGTGGCCGGAAACCGCGGAGATCAGGCACTGTCCGTCACCGTCCTCGAGCCGACCCCCTCCGTAGCGGCCGCCCAGCGGCGCAAGCCGGACGAGTTGGCGTCGATCGTCCAGGACCTGACCACCCTGCTGGAGAACGTGACGCAGCAGCTCGAGCGCGGCCGCTATCCGGACAAGGCGCACGGCCACAAGATCGCGGGCATGCTGCGGGCCGTGGCCGACCAGCTCGACGTATGA
- a CDS encoding MFS transporter, with protein sequence MAGKRWHGGGPIQRSGRWIGHALRFPFTATGRGIRRATHAHGAGESGLGKLIELHAVNSAGDMLVTVALASTIFFSVPTDQARGRVALYLVITMAPFALLAPVVGPLLDRLPHGRRAAMAGSMLTRTVLALTMAGAVAGGGLELYPAALGVLVASKAYGVIRSAVVPRLLPPHFSLVKANSRVTLGGLLATGAAAPLGAGLHQIGPSWPLYGACAIFSLGGFLSFTLPHKVDSSTGEARAQLTSGQRHPHLPVTVRNPKARVGGARNAFHVFSLNVFRSVFPRNVFRRNVFRRNAHVRHAHVRHAWRSVLWRNAFFRRAFWRNRSGRPGLRTVGPSVLHALQACAALKTLSGFLTLFLAFLLRDQPVGGLGPEVSLGLAAVCAGGGNALGTAIGAWLRARGPERIIAVVLSSALAVIIVSAAFYGAVAVAAVAATAGISQALGKLSLDALIQRDVPEEVRTSAFSRSETTLQMAWVVGGAIGIVLPLHGVLGMAAASAVVALGAALSVRGLLSASRQGAPYPRVA encoded by the coding sequence GTGGCAGGAAAGCGATGGCACGGCGGCGGCCCGATCCAACGGTCGGGCCGTTGGATCGGCCATGCGCTCCGTTTTCCGTTCACCGCCACCGGCCGGGGCATCCGCCGGGCCACCCATGCCCATGGGGCCGGGGAGTCGGGGCTGGGCAAGCTGATCGAGCTGCACGCGGTGAACTCCGCGGGCGACATGCTGGTCACCGTCGCGCTCGCCTCCACGATCTTCTTCTCGGTCCCGACCGACCAGGCCCGCGGCCGGGTCGCGCTCTACCTGGTCATCACCATGGCGCCGTTCGCGCTGCTCGCCCCCGTCGTCGGCCCGCTCCTGGACCGCCTCCCGCACGGCCGCCGGGCGGCGATGGCGGGCTCGATGCTGACCCGTACGGTGCTCGCGCTGACGATGGCGGGCGCGGTGGCGGGCGGCGGCCTCGAACTGTATCCGGCGGCGCTGGGCGTGCTGGTGGCGTCCAAGGCGTACGGAGTCATCCGCTCCGCGGTCGTGCCACGGCTGCTGCCACCCCACTTCTCGCTGGTCAAGGCCAACTCGCGGGTCACGCTGGGCGGGCTGCTGGCCACCGGCGCGGCGGCCCCGCTGGGGGCCGGGCTGCATCAGATCGGGCCGAGCTGGCCGCTGTACGGGGCGTGTGCGATCTTCTCGCTGGGCGGGTTCCTGTCGTTCACCCTGCCGCACAAGGTGGACTCCTCGACGGGTGAGGCCAGGGCGCAGCTGACCTCCGGCCAGCGCCATCCGCATCTGCCGGTGACGGTGCGCAATCCCAAGGCCAGGGTCGGCGGGGCCCGGAACGCCTTCCACGTCTTCTCCCTGAACGTCTTCCGGAGCGTCTTCCCCCGGAACGTCTTCCGCCGGAACGTCTTCCGCCGGAACGCCCACGTCCGGCACGCCCACGTCCGGCACGCCTGGCGGAGCGTCCTGTGGCGGAACGCGTTCTTCCGGCGCGCCTTCTGGCGGAACCGGTCCGGGCGGCCCGGCCTCCGCACGGTCGGCCCCTCCGTCCTGCACGCCCTCCAGGCATGTGCCGCGCTGAAGACCCTGTCCGGCTTCCTCACCCTCTTCCTCGCCTTCCTCCTCCGCGACCAGCCGGTGGGCGGGCTCGGCCCCGAGGTCTCGCTCGGCCTGGCCGCGGTCTGCGCGGGCGGCGGCAACGCGCTGGGCACCGCGATCGGCGCCTGGCTGCGGGCGCGCGGCCCGGAGCGGATCATCGCGGTGGTGCTGAGCTCCGCCCTCGCCGTGATCATCGTGTCGGCGGCCTTCTACGGAGCGGTGGCGGTCGCCGCCGTGGCCGCCACCGCGGGCATCTCCCAGGCGCTGGGCAAGCTGTCGCTGGACGCGCTGATCCAGCGCGACGTCCCGGAGGAGGTCCGCACCTCCGCGTTCTCCCGCTCCGAGACGACGCTCCAGATGGCGTGGGTCGTGGGCGGCGCCATCGGCATCGTGCTGCCGCTGCACGGGGTGCTGGGGATGGCGGCCGCCTCGGCGGTGGTGGCGCTGGGCGCGGCGTTGAGCGTCCGGGGACTGCTGAGCGCCTCCCGGCAGGGGGCGCCGTACCCACGGGTGGCGTGA
- a CDS encoding SAM-dependent methyltransferase, with product MTGNRFRADEIDTSKPHSARMYDYFLGGKTHYAVDTQAAEQVEAVWPDVKPWTRANRSFMHRATRWLAAEAGIRQFLDIGTGIPTEPNLHQVAQKVAPSSRVVYADNDPIVLAYAQALLLSTPEGRTAYIHADVTEPQTILTAEELTDTLDLSRPIALSLNAIMHFIADERKPYDIVGQLVEALAPGSYLVLSHGALDPRPGVSDAVTNLYRGSGIHVQGRDQEEILAFFDGLELVDPGVVMPHRWKPETEQARADAEALDLWIFAGVARKP from the coding sequence ATGACCGGTAACCGCTTTCGTGCCGATGAAATCGACACCAGCAAGCCGCACTCGGCCCGCATGTACGACTACTTCCTGGGCGGCAAGACCCACTACGCGGTCGACACCCAGGCGGCCGAACAGGTCGAGGCCGTCTGGCCCGACGTCAAGCCGTGGACCCGCGCCAACCGGTCATTCATGCACCGCGCGACCCGCTGGCTCGCGGCCGAGGCGGGCATACGGCAGTTCCTGGACATCGGCACCGGCATCCCCACCGAGCCCAATCTCCACCAGGTGGCCCAGAAGGTCGCCCCGTCGTCCCGGGTCGTCTACGCGGACAACGACCCCATCGTGCTGGCCTACGCCCAGGCCCTGTTGCTCTCCACGCCCGAGGGCCGCACCGCGTACATCCACGCGGACGTCACCGAGCCCCAGACGATCCTGACCGCCGAAGAGCTGACCGACACCCTCGACCTGTCCCGGCCGATCGCCCTGTCGCTCAATGCGATCATGCACTTCATCGCGGATGAGCGGAAGCCGTACGACATCGTCGGACAACTGGTCGAGGCCCTGGCACCGGGCAGTTATCTGGTGCTCTCGCACGGAGCGCTCGACCCCCGCCCCGGAGTCTCGGACGCGGTGACCAACCTCTACCGCGGCAGCGGCATCCATGTGCAGGGGCGCGACCAGGAGGAGATCCTCGCGTTCTTCGACGGGCTGGAGCTGGTCGATCCGGGCGTGGTGATGCCGCACCGCTGGAAGCCCGAGACCGAGCAGGCCAGGGCCGACGCGGAGGCCCTGGACCTGTGGATCTTCGCGGGTGTGGCCCGCAAGCCCTGA
- a CDS encoding sacsin N-terminal ATP-binding-like domain-containing protein, whose amino-acid sequence MVRGATEDADPFGTAGLRRGVLDAWAASPARFREDANAEEDLALGGHRDRLVVELAQNAADAAARAGVPGRLRLTLRPATDGEPAVLAAANTGMPLDAAGVESLSTLRASAKRDEPESAVGRFGVGFAAVLAVSDEPAVVGRTGGVRWSLAEARELTRRTAETSPGLADELRRRDGHVPLLRLPLPAEGTAPDGYDTVVVLPLRDGAALDVAERLLAGIDDALLLTLPGLAEVVVETAEGTRTLRRRQEGPYTVVEDSGRSGTGGTAGTGGAMRWRTESAGGRLDPELLADRPVEERLRPVWSVTWAVPVDEEGAPVRPTTAPVVHAPTPTDEPLGMPALLIGSFPLEPTRRHTAPGPLTDFLVERAAEAYATLLRDWHPVSVGTIGLVPGQLGRGELDGELRGRVLERLPRVPFLPSAAAPAAGAGPEGVVGWLGSPDALGPDAAQGGPAAGEPPAAAAPSAPAAVDWDDDVLARGGFEGEPYALRPRDAEIVEGAGAETVEVLAELFPTLLPAGLERRAELRVLGVARVPLGELIDRLAGVERTPAWWRRLYDSLGGIDPDRLSGLPVPLADGRTTIGPRQVLLPLPGEADGDLGTTGVTETAVTAGIETGETGTGAAGAGTVGDTHRTLARLGLKVAHPDAAHPLLEKLGATPATPRAVLTTPQVRAAVAHSLEAEDEYDPFAEDGAALGAALDADTLADTVLGLVQQARLTPGDEPWLAALALPDEDGELAPAGELVFPGSAFEQVMREGELAACDAELAERWGEQPLAAVGVLAGFTLVRATDVVLDPDELEPREGDFAEPDDVGVLDAVDVWCEDALDRLPETPVPPVATEIVAVRDLDLVDDDAWPTALAMLAQPPLRDALTAPVRVLLPDGTTETVRSYTAWWLRGHPVLDGRRPAGLRAAGGDPLLTGLYESVDAAGFEDEQVLRALGVRTSVAALLDEPGGAAELLARLADPDREVTPAQLHALYSQLAELDPEQVTLPDEVRAVVSGEPVVVDAGEALVADAPDLMPLAEADGRALLPVRPTRAAELAELFQVRRLSETYPARVTSPGDPHEVPEAVRELLPGAPLSYVEHEELLIEAEGGGEVELDWRYVDGTLHASTVEGVAAGLAWASGHWSRRFEVAALLEDLTRTEELARARWFD is encoded by the coding sequence ATGGTGCGAGGCGCGACCGAGGACGCGGACCCGTTCGGGACCGCGGGGCTGCGGCGCGGCGTGCTGGACGCCTGGGCCGCGTCGCCCGCCAGGTTCCGGGAGGACGCCAACGCCGAGGAGGACCTCGCGCTGGGCGGTCACCGCGACCGGCTGGTCGTCGAGCTGGCCCAGAACGCGGCGGACGCCGCCGCCCGCGCCGGGGTGCCCGGACGGCTCCGGCTGACCCTGCGGCCGGCCACCGACGGCGAGCCCGCCGTGCTGGCCGCCGCCAACACCGGGATGCCGCTGGACGCGGCCGGGGTCGAGTCGCTGTCCACCCTGCGGGCGTCGGCCAAGCGGGACGAGCCGGAGAGCGCCGTGGGGCGGTTCGGCGTCGGCTTCGCGGCGGTGCTCGCGGTGAGCGACGAGCCCGCGGTCGTGGGCCGCACCGGCGGGGTGCGCTGGTCGCTGGCCGAGGCGCGGGAGCTGACCCGGCGGACCGCCGAGACCAGCCCCGGCCTCGCCGACGAGCTGCGCCGCCGCGACGGCCACGTACCGCTGCTGCGGCTGCCGCTGCCCGCCGAGGGGACCGCGCCGGACGGCTATGACACGGTCGTGGTGCTGCCGCTGCGCGACGGCGCCGCCCTGGACGTGGCGGAGCGGCTGCTGGCCGGGATCGACGACGCGCTGCTGCTCACCCTGCCCGGCCTGGCCGAGGTCGTGGTCGAGACCGCCGAGGGCACCCGGACGCTGCGCCGCCGCCAGGAGGGCCCGTACACCGTCGTCGAGGACAGCGGCCGGAGCGGTACGGGCGGTACGGCGGGTACGGGCGGTGCGATGCGCTGGCGCACCGAGAGCGCCGGTGGGCGGCTGGACCCCGAGCTGCTCGCCGACCGCCCGGTGGAGGAGCGGCTGCGCCCGGTGTGGTCGGTGACCTGGGCGGTTCCGGTGGACGAGGAGGGCGCGCCGGTGCGGCCCACGACCGCCCCGGTGGTCCACGCCCCGACGCCGACCGATGAGCCGCTGGGCATGCCCGCGCTGCTGATCGGGTCCTTCCCGCTGGAGCCCACCCGCCGGCACACCGCCCCCGGGCCGCTCACGGACTTCCTGGTGGAGCGCGCGGCCGAGGCGTACGCGACGCTGCTGCGCGACTGGCATCCGGTGTCGGTCGGCACGATCGGCCTGGTCCCGGGCCAGCTGGGCCGGGGCGAGCTGGACGGGGAGCTGCGCGGGCGGGTGCTGGAGCGGCTGCCGAGGGTGCCCTTCCTGCCCAGCGCCGCCGCGCCGGCGGCGGGCGCGGGCCCCGAGGGCGTCGTGGGCTGGCTCGGGTCGCCGGACGCGCTGGGCCCGGACGCCGCCCAGGGCGGCCCGGCGGCGGGGGAGCCGCCCGCGGCCGCCGCCCCGTCGGCTCCCGCCGCCGTCGACTGGGACGACGACGTGCTGGCCCGCGGCGGCTTCGAGGGCGAGCCGTACGCGCTGCGCCCCCGGGACGCCGAGATCGTCGAGGGCGCGGGCGCGGAGACGGTGGAGGTGCTGGCCGAGCTGTTCCCGACGCTGCTGCCCGCGGGTCTTGAGCGCCGGGCGGAGCTGCGGGTGCTGGGCGTGGCCCGGGTGCCGCTGGGGGAGCTGATCGACCGGCTCGCGGGCGTGGAGCGCACCCCGGCCTGGTGGCGGCGGCTGTACGACTCGCTGGGCGGGATCGACCCGGACCGGCTCAGCGGGCTGCCGGTGCCGCTGGCGGACGGCCGGACGACGATCGGGCCGCGGCAGGTGCTGCTGCCGCTGCCCGGCGAGGCCGACGGGGACCTGGGCACTACCGGTGTCACCGAAACCGCCGTGACCGCGGGGATCGAGACCGGGGAGACCGGGACCGGGGCGGCGGGGGCCGGCACGGTCGGCGATACGCATCGCACCCTCGCCCGTCTCGGCCTGAAAGTCGCACATCCGGACGCCGCCCATCCGCTCCTGGAGAAGCTCGGCGCGACCCCGGCCACCCCCCGCGCCGTGCTGACCACCCCGCAGGTGCGGGCCGCCGTCGCGCATTCGCTGGAGGCGGAGGACGAGTACGACCCGTTCGCGGAGGACGGCGCGGCGCTGGGCGCGGCGCTGGACGCCGACACGCTGGCCGACACCGTTCTCGGCCTGGTCCAGCAGGCCCGGCTGACCCCCGGTGACGAGCCGTGGCTGGCCGCGCTCGCACTGCCGGACGAGGACGGGGAACTGGCCCCGGCCGGTGAACTGGTCTTCCCCGGCAGCGCCTTCGAGCAGGTGATGCGGGAGGGCGAACTGGCCGCGTGCGACGCCGAGCTGGCCGAGCGCTGGGGCGAGCAGCCGCTGGCCGCCGTCGGTGTGCTGGCGGGCTTCACCCTGGTCAGGGCCACCGATGTGGTGCTGGACCCGGATGAACTGGAACCGCGCGAGGGCGACTTCGCCGAACCGGACGACGTCGGTGTGCTGGACGCCGTCGACGTGTGGTGCGAGGACGCGCTGGACCGGCTGCCGGAGACGCCGGTGCCGCCGGTGGCCACCGAGATCGTCGCCGTACGGGACCTGGACCTCGTCGACGACGACGCCTGGCCGACGGCGCTCGCCATGCTCGCCCAGCCGCCGCTGCGCGACGCGCTGACCGCGCCGGTGCGGGTGCTGCTGCCGGACGGCACGACCGAGACGGTGCGCTCGTACACCGCGTGGTGGCTGCGTGGCCATCCGGTGCTGGACGGCCGCCGCCCCGCCGGGCTGCGCGCGGCCGGCGGCGATCCGCTGCTGACCGGGCTGTACGAGTCGGTGGACGCGGCCGGGTTCGAGGACGAGCAGGTGCTGCGCGCGCTGGGGGTGCGGACCTCCGTCGCGGCGCTGCTGGACGAACCGGGCGGTGCCGCCGAGCTGCTGGCCCGCCTCGCCGACCCGGACCGCGAGGTGACCCCCGCCCAGCTGCACGCCCTCTACAGCCAGTTGGCCGAGCTGGACCCCGAGCAGGTCACCCTGCCCGACGAGGTGCGGGCCGTGGTGAGCGGCGAGCCGGTGGTGGTCGACGCGGGCGAGGCGCTGGTCGCGGACGCCCCCGACCTGATGCCGCTGGCCGAGGCGGACGGCCGTGCGCTGCTGCCCGTACGCCCCACGCGGGCGGCGGAGTTGGCGGAGCTGTTCCAGGTGCGGCGGCTGAGCGAGACGTATCCGGCGCGGGTCACCTCACCGGGCGATCCGCACGAGGTGCCGGAAGCGGTCCGCGAACTCCTCCCGGGCGCCCCGCTGTCGTACGTCGAGCACGAGGAGCTGCTGATCGAGGCCGAGGGGGGCGGCGAGGTCGAGCTGGACTGGCGGTATGTGGACGGCACTCTGCACGCCTCGACGGTCGAGGGTGTCGCGGCCGGTCTGGCCTGGGCGTCCGGTCACTGGTCGCGCCGGTTCGAGGTGGCGGCGCTGCTGGAGGATCTGACCCGTACGGAGGAGCTGGCGCGGGCCCGCTGGTTCGACTGA
- a CDS encoding HAD family hydrolase, with protein MTVMSSYSAVPTATTTDPNTDPHLASDAASHTVTVGFDLDMTLIDSRPGIKATYEALSARTGTYVDADLAVTRLGPPLEQELVHWFPDERIEEMSELYRELYPDYAIAPTPAMAGAREAIEAVRRAGGRAIVVTAKHEPNAKLHLSHLGIEADAVIGWLWAEAKAEALREYGATVYVGDHTGDVRGARTAGALSVAVATGPCAADELRAAGADVVLDDLTAFPTWLEGHIAGHTAGGMDGHTGS; from the coding sequence ATGACGGTCATGTCTTCGTACTCCGCCGTGCCCACCGCCACTACCACCGACCCGAACACCGATCCGCATCTCGCCTCGGACGCAGCGTCACACACCGTGACCGTCGGGTTCGACCTCGACATGACCCTGATCGACTCCCGTCCGGGCATCAAGGCGACGTACGAGGCCCTGTCGGCCCGGACCGGCACCTACGTGGACGCCGACCTCGCCGTCACCCGGCTCGGCCCGCCGCTGGAGCAGGAGCTGGTGCACTGGTTCCCCGATGAGCGCATCGAGGAGATGAGCGAGCTCTACCGGGAGCTGTACCCGGACTACGCGATCGCGCCCACCCCCGCCATGGCGGGGGCCCGCGAGGCGATCGAGGCCGTGCGGCGGGCGGGGGGCCGCGCCATCGTGGTCACCGCGAAGCACGAGCCCAACGCCAAGCTGCACCTGAGCCACCTGGGCATCGAGGCGGACGCGGTCATCGGCTGGCTGTGGGCCGAGGCCAAGGCGGAGGCGCTGCGGGAGTACGGGGCGACGGTGTACGTCGGGGATCACACGGGTGACGTACGGGGCGCCCGTACGGCCGGTGCGCTGTCCGTGGCGGTCGCCACCGGGCCCTGCGCGGCGGACGAGCTGCGCGCGGCCGGCGCCGATGTCGTCCTGGACGATCTGACGGCGTTCCCCACGTGGCTGGAGGGTCACATAGCGGGACACACAGCGGGCGGCATGGACGGTCACACGGGAAGCTGA
- a CDS encoding DUF3027 domain-containing protein, whose product MRSRTPDRLCAEAVELAREAAMEAAHPGKVGEYLGAVAEGDRVVTHLFENDEPGYRGWRWAVTVTRASRAKTVTLDETVLLPGPDALLAPEWVPWSERLRPGDMGPGDLLPTEADDLRLEPGYSGEDAPPPNSVVSEEMQQLAAVEEADVTAGAPATQAIPPTTGSIAAVAEELGMRRARVLSRYGLHVAADRWEESFGAKAPMAQAAPGTCATCGFLVPLGGSLGQAFGVCANEFSPADGRVVSLAYGCGAHSEAAVMPKPPRPAPPVVDETVVEPLPLHPDRLSGSVEPDTPPEELGHS is encoded by the coding sequence ATGCGAAGCCGTACCCCCGACCGCCTGTGCGCCGAGGCGGTCGAACTCGCCCGAGAGGCGGCCATGGAAGCCGCCCACCCGGGGAAGGTCGGCGAGTATCTGGGCGCCGTCGCCGAAGGCGACCGCGTGGTCACGCACCTCTTCGAGAACGACGAGCCGGGCTATCGCGGCTGGCGCTGGGCGGTCACCGTGACCCGCGCCTCCCGGGCGAAGACCGTCACGCTGGACGAGACGGTGCTGCTCCCCGGCCCCGACGCGCTGCTCGCGCCGGAGTGGGTGCCCTGGAGCGAGCGGCTGCGCCCCGGCGACATGGGGCCGGGCGATCTGCTCCCCACCGAGGCCGACGACCTGCGCCTGGAGCCGGGCTACTCGGGCGAGGACGCCCCGCCGCCCAACTCGGTCGTCTCGGAGGAGATGCAGCAGCTCGCGGCGGTGGAGGAGGCCGATGTGACGGCCGGTGCCCCCGCCACCCAGGCGATCCCGCCCACGACCGGCTCGATCGCGGCCGTCGCCGAGGAACTGGGCATGCGCCGCGCCCGGGTGCTGTCCCGTTACGGCCTCCATGTGGCGGCCGACCGGTGGGAGGAGTCGTTCGGCGCCAAGGCGCCCATGGCCCAGGCGGCCCCCGGCACGTGCGCGACCTGCGGCTTCCTGGTGCCCCTCGGTGGCTCGCTGGGGCAGGCGTTCGGGGTGTGCGCGAATGAGTTCAGCCCGGCGGACGGCCGCGTCGTCTCCCTCGCGTACGGCTGCGGCGCCCACTCCGAGGCGGCCGTCATGCCCAAGCCCCCGCGTCCGGCGCCGCCCGTGGTCGACGAAACCGTCGTGGAACCGCTCCCCCTCCACCCGGACCGGCTGAGCGGCTCCGTCGAACCGGACACCCCGCCGGAGGAACTGGGCCACAGCTGA